From Sphingobium sp. B2D3C:
ATCAATGTGATCCCGCCCGGCACCGAGCAGAACAGCACAACGCCAGCGGCGATGGCGCAAACCGTGCGCAAGATCGTGCTTGGCGATGTGCTCAGCGCGGCCAGTCGCGACCGGCTGAGGGAGTGGATGGTGCAGACCCAGAGCGGGCGCAATCGCATCAGGGCCGGCATTCCCACCGATTGGCAGGGCATGGACAAGACGGGCACCGGGATGCGCCAGGGCGTTGGCAACAAGACAAACGATCTGGCGGTGTTGGTCCCGCCGGGTGGACGCAGTCCGCTGATCGTGATCGGTTATGTCGAGACGCCGACCTTCGCCGAAGACGTCCGGCCGCAAGACGAAACCGCGCTCAAGGCGCTGGGCGCGCTTGCAGTCAGTTGGAGCGCCTGATCGCCGTGGGCGACCAGGATTTCGTTATTCCCGCGCTCGCGGAAATCCAGTTCCACGCCTGCGCCGGGAAGTAACGTCCGAGCTGGATTCCCGCGTTCGCGGGAATGACGAAGGTGAAGCGCCTTCGCGATTAACCCTCTGCACCTAAAACCTAATCCACGAACGCCCGCTCGATCACATAATCCCCCGGCTTGGCATTCGAGCCCTCCTCAAAGCCGAGCGCGTCGAGGCGGGCGGAAAAGTCGCGGATCATCGCCATCGATCCGCACATCATCACCCGGTCGGTTTCGGGGTCCAGGCGCGCGGGGCCGCTCAGGCCGCGGAATAGCGTGCCGTCGTCGATCAGGGCATCGAGCCGCCCCGTGGTGCGGAAAGGCTCGCGCGTCACCGTGGGGCAATAATGGAATTGCAGCAGGGCCTGATCTTGCACCAGCGGATCGCCGGCGAGCTGGCTTTCCAGATCGGTGCGGCATGCCAGATCGGCGACCGTGCGCACGCTGTGCGCGAGCATGACCTGGCCGAAATACTCATAGACATCCGGATCGCGCACGAGGCTGAGGAAGGGCGCGAGGCCCGTGCCGGTGGAGAGCAGGAACAGGCGGCTGCCGGGCCGCAGGGCGTCCATCACCAGCGTGCCGGTGGGCTTGCGGCCAAGATAGAGACGGTCGCCGGGCTGAATCTTGCACAGGCGCGAGGTGAGCGGGCCATCCTCGACGCGGATCGAGAGAAATTCCAGTTCCTCGGCATAAGCGGGGCTGGCGATGGAATAGGCGCGCAGCAGCGGCCGCCCATTCTCACCCGGCAGGCCGAGCATCACGAACTCGCCGGAGCGGAAGCGGAAGCTCGCCGGCCGCGTGATCGCGAAGCTGAAGAGATGGTCGTTCCAGTGCTTCACCCAGCGAACGGATTCCACGCTGAGTGCGCCGGTCGGCTCGAGCTCGAAGCCGTGATGGGTCATGTCATTCATTGGGGAACCTTACAGTGGCGGGATCGAACATGGGCAGCGCGGGCCAGAGTTCAACCGTCCGTAGCGCCGCGCCGAGCGAATCCAGCGCCATACGTAGCGCCGGGGCGCCCTCGGGCTGCACGACAAGCGCGACCGTCGCGGGCGTTCGATCTGCGTGCGCCCCGCCCGCCAGGCGGATCAGGCTGAGCAGAAGCGCCTCGCCATCGCTGAGCCGGGGGCAATCGACGTCCGCAAAGGACAGCTTCTCGCGCGCGTGACGGTTCAGCACCGCCATCATCATGTGGAAATGCGGGAAGCCGGCCATGAGATCCGCCTTGTGAAAGGCGGGGCCGACATCGCCGCACGGGCAGCGCCCGCAAGAGACCGCCTTTGCCCAATGCCGCATGGCCCAGACGAGCAGACGGCCGCCACGATCGAGCAAGGAAAGCGGGCAATCCAGAAACGCATACATAGGCAATCTCTCCCGTGGCAGTCAGGGGCGATGGCAGGCGGCGCTGGCGCCGGCAAGGCAAGCGCGCATATCGCCGGTGGAAGGACGTTCCCGGCCCGCTGCACCTGCAGGCCGGGAACGTCCGCGCCGCGCGAAGAGGGGTTCGCGCGGGTGAAGGCGTTGCGGTTGCATCATCTGCTAATGACAATGAATCGCATTAACAGCGTCATGCCGATCCCTGTGGACGTCGTCAAGCGCGATCTGCATCTTTCGCTTCATCCAAGCACCGAGCGGTGATGCGAAGGATCAACTGGCATCCCGCACCATGCCCCGCTATGCGCGGCCAGCGGCGATTGCACGGCATCGAGTCAGCGCCGTCGCACGAACGGGCAGCATCAGGATGCGCTGCCTGAAGCAAGGAGAACCATCTATGCCCGCCCTGCGCCCCGATATCGATCCCGATGGCCTGCTCGAATATTCGGTGGTCTTCACGGATCGCTCGCTCAATCATATGAGCCAGGCTTTCCAGGGCGTGATGCGCGATATCCACGCCACCTTGTGCGAAGTCTACAACGCCGAGCGCGCGGTGGTCGTCCCCGGCGGCGGCACCTATGCGATGGAGGCGGTCGCCCGCCAATTCGCCACCGGCGAAAAGGTGATGGTCATCCGTAACGGCTTCTTCTCCTATCGCTGGACGCAGATTTTCGAGGCGGGATCGATCCCCGCGTCGGAAACGGTCATGAAGGCCCGCCGCATCGGCAATGGCGGCGCGGACCAGCCTTTCGCGCCCGCGCCTGCCGACGAGGTCGTCGCCACCATCCGTGCCGAGCGGCCCGCCGTCGTCTTCGCCCCGCATGTCGAGACCGCGTCGGGCATGATCCTGCCGGACGATTATATTCGCGCCGTCGCGGACGCGGTGCATGAGGTCGGCGGCCTCTTCGTGCTCGATTGCATCGCATCGGGCTGCATCTGGGTGGACATGGTCGCGACCGGCGTCGACATCCTCATTTCCGCCCCGCAAAAGGGCTGGTCCGCGCCGCCGTCGGCCGGGCTGGTGATGATGAACGCCGCCGCGCTGGAGCGCTGCCGCGCCCGCCAGTCGACCAGCTTCGCGATCGATCTCGCCAAGTGGAACAGCATCATGGAAGCCTATCTGAACGGCGGCCATGCCTATCATGCCACCATGCCCACCGATGCCCTGCGCACCTTCCACAAGGCGATGATGGAAACCAAGCAAATCGGCTTCGAGACGCTGCGCGCCGCGCAATGGGAGCAGGGCAATGCCGTGCGGGCGATGCTGGCGGAGCGCGGCGTGCGGTCGGTCGCCGCCGATGGCTTTGCCGCGCCGGGCGTGGTCGTGGTGTTCACGAAGGATGCCGCGATGCAGACCGGCAAGCCCTTCGCCGCGCTCGGCCTGCAGGTCGCCGGCGGCGTGCCACTGATGGTGGATGAAGGCCCGGATTATCGCAGCTTCCGCATCGGCCTCTTCGGCCTCGACAAGCTCAAGGACGTGCCCGCCAGCCTCAAGCGGCTGGAAACGGCGTTCGATCAGCTGTTCTGAGCTGGTCCGTCAGCCCTCTCCTGGAACAGGAGAGGGTTGGACTGGGCTGGAAATCAATGCTGCTCTTCAACGGAGTGAGAGCAAAAGGGGGCCTATTTGGAACCCACGCCATTGCGGACGATCAGCTTTCCATTGTCTTCCGCGATCAGAGCTTTGTCGCCGTTATAGCGAATATGGCTGCGCGCCATTTTTGCACATTCGGCGTCATGATTGATTTGGCGCGCGACCCATCGTTTCCAGGCAGGCTGCTGCAAAGCCCGGCACTCGGCTTCATAAATGCCGCAACTATGGGCGGCCCGCATTTCTTTGATTAACAGCAGCCAACGACTTCGATCTTTCGGAATGCCCTCCTCTGGAGGCTGGCGGTCATAGTCCACACGGTCTTCTGGGCTTTCCATAAGCCGATCATAGCGATCACTTTGTTCACTGCCCATGCCTTTTCTGAGATATTGCTGTGGGCCACAGAGCATCAAAGTGGACTGACTGCATCCCCAGCAGGTTCTGCCAGCCGACATGGCCTGAAGCCGCTTCCTTCAGCCGTGCCAGGCCTGCGAGCCATTGCCGCAACCCCGCCCGCTACAACAGGCCGTGTTCGGCGAAGCTGAAGACGGCCTGACCGGCAAAAACCCAGTGGTCTGCGACTTGAATGTCCAAGGGGCGCGCCGCTTTGCAGATTTGGTCCGTCATGATCCGGTCGGCCTTGCTGGGTTCGGCGATGCCGGAGGGGTGGTTGTGGGCAAGAATGATGTGCGCCGCCCCGAGGATGATCGCGGTCATGACGATTTCGCGGACATAGACCGGGGTGCTGTCATATCCCCCGGACCAATGAGTACGGCTCTCGATGACGTGTTTGAGCTGGCTCAGATAGACCACATGGAAGTGCTCGATCCGGCAATGCCCGATTTCCGCAGCAAGGTGACGCTTCAACTTTTCGACATCGAGGGGCTGCGTGGTCTTCAACGCTTCGGATGCCAGCACGCTGAGATGAAGGCTCCGAAAGTCCTTGATCGCGCGTATCTGCGCCTCCGAAGCGCCCCGCAATTTGAGGACGTCCGGTGGAGCGTGGACCAGCTCAGCCAGCGAGGCGAATTGCCTCGAAAGCTGCTTTGCTATCGCCCATGGCCGCGGCAGGCCGTAGAGCGCAAAAAGACCTGTCAAATGGCTCAAGGAATGCTTCATCGGCCGTTTGATGATCCGTTAAATGGTCATGCTTCTGAGATGCATTAACCATAAGAGGGACCCTAGGCGCCTGTAAAGCGGACTTATGTCTACAAGTGCACATAAGCTGTGGACAAATTTCTACCCTTACAATTCCCGCAGGGCCCGCGAGGGCCGCAGCGACATCAGTGGGATCGATCCCGCCAGCCCGATGCCTAGCGTGATGATCGCGCCGCCCGCCAGTGTCGCCAGCACCACGCCCCAGTCCGGCGCCCAGCCGAACTCGAAGACCTGCACGATCACGTACCAGGCCGCGCCCATGCCCAGCGCCAGCGAGACCAGCGCCAGCGTGGCAGCGAGCAGCGCATATTCCATCGCCTGCGTGCCGAGGATCTGCCATCGCGTCGCGCCCAGCGTCTTGAGGATCACGCTGTCATAGCTGCGCGCTTGCCGCGAGGCAGCGATGGCGCCGATCAGCACGGCGACGCCCGCGAAGATAGCGATGGAGGCCGCCGCCACGATGGCGCCGGACATCTGCTCGAGCAGCCCGCTGATCTGCTCGACCACTTCGGCCACCGCGATGACCGAGACGCCGGGGAAAGCAGCGAGCAGCGCGCGCGTCACGCCCGCGCCTTGCGCCTCGTCCATGGTAATGGTGGCGGTGAGGCTGTGCGGTGCACTCGCCAAGGCGCTGGGCGAGAAGACCATGACGTAGTTGAACCCCATGCTGTCCCAGTTCACCTTGCGCAGCGAGGCGATTTTGGCCTCGATCTCGCGGCCGAGCACGCTCACCGTCATGCTGTCGCCGATCTTGAGGTTGAGCGTCTTCGCGGCTTCCTCGTCCAGCGAGATGAGCGGCGCCCCGGCATAATCGGGCGCCCACCATTGCCCTGCGACCAGATCGCTCCCTTCCGGCAGGGTCGCGCTATAGGTCACGCCGCGCTCGCCGCGCAGGAACCAGGCGCCCTCGGGCAGTTCCTCCATGTCGGCGACGCGCTGCCCGGCATAAGCCACGATGCGCCCGCGCAGCGCCGGCACGACGTTCAGCTCCGCCGCCGGCGCCTCTTTCGCTACGATCTGCCGGAAGCGCGCTTCCTGATCGGACGGGATATCGAGCACGAACTGGTTGGGCGCCTTCTTGGGCACCGTCCGGTCGATCTCGGCAGTGAGGCTGGTCTGCACGCCGGCCAGCGTGACGAACAGCGTGAGGGCAAGGCCGAGCGCGATCACCAGCGCGGACGTCTGCGCGCCGGGGCGATAGAGATTGGCGATGGCGAGGCGCCAGAGCGGCCGACGCGGGCGAGGCACCCGCCGGGCGATCGCGCTGATCCCCCAGCCAAGCAGCAGCAGCAGGCCGAGCACCGCCGCCGTCGCCCCCAGCACTGCAGCCGAGAACAAGGGCTCGCGCGCCGTGCCGAGCGCAATCGCCAGTACCGCCAGCACGCCCAGCACCACGCCCGCGACGCTGCGCCGGTCCAGCCGGCTGCGCGGCTCGACATGCGCGCGCAGGATCGCGGCGACCGGCAGCGTCCGCGCGCGGTCCAGCGGCGGGAGGGTGAAGATATAGGCGATCAGCAGGCCATAAGCCGCGCTGGTGATGAGCGGCAGCGGATGGATGCGGAAGCCCGGCTGCACCGGCAGCACATCGCCCAGCACGGCAATCAGCGCCGGCGGCAGCAGCGCGCCCACGATCAGCCCGCAGGCAATGGCAATCGCCGCCACGGTGCCGATCTGCATCAGGTAGATGCGCTCGATATCCGCCGACGTCGCCCCCAGCACCTTGAAGGTCGCGATGCCGCCGCGCTTGATCGCGAGATAGGAGGAGACGCCATTGCTCACCCCGATGCCCGCGATCACCAGCGCGGTGAGGCCGATGAGCGAGAGGAACTGCCCCATCCGCTCGATGAACCGGCTGGTGCCCGGCGCCGCATTCTCCCGGTCGCGGAACGACCAGCCCGCCTCGGCCTGCTCGTCCTCCAGCCGCTTGCGCAGCGCCTCGACATCGGTGCCCGGCGCCACGCGGACGCGATATTTGCTCTCATAGAGGCTGCCCGGCTGGATGAGGCCCGTGCGCCGCAGCCCGTCGAGCGAGACGATGGCGACCGGGCCGAGGGTGAAGCCTTCGCCCACCCGGTCCGGCTCCTCGGCGATGATGCCGGCGATGGTGAAGGTCGCGGTGCCATAGCGCAGCGCATTGCCGGGCTTGATCTGCAGCCGCTCCGCCAGCGCCTCGCCGATCAGGATGCGGTCGGCGGGCAGCGGGGCATAGCTCCCCGCGCGGAGCAGCAGCGTGCCATAGAGCGGATAGGCGCCATCGACGCCCTTGAGTTCGGTCAGCACCGCAGCCGGGCCATCCGTATCGCCGGCCCCCATTGCATTCGCCATCGCCCGCAACCGGATTGTCTCGCTCATCGTCCCCAGCGCGCGTAGCGTCTGCTTCTCGGACTCGCTTGCCTCGCGCTGGCTCATCCGCGCCTCGATATCACCGCCCAGGATCGTCTGCCCCCGTGCGCTAATCTCGCTGGTGATGGAGGTTGTCAGGCTGCCGATCGCCGCCAGCGTCGCCACACCGAGGAACAGGCAGACGAACAGCAGCCGCAGCCCTCGCAGGCCTGCATTCAGGTCGCGCCGGGCAATCGACCAGCTTGCCTGCAGGCCCAAAGCCCTCATCCGCGTCGTCATGCGGGCGCGCCCTCCACGATCAGCCCGTCGCGCATTTCCACGATGCGGTTGCAGCGCTGGGCCAGATCGGGGTCGTGGGTGATGATGATGAGCGTCGCCCCGCTCGCCTGCTGGCGGGTGAAGAGCAGGTCGATGATCGCCGCGCCGGTGTGCCCGTCCAGATTGCCCGTCGGCTCATCGGCAAAGATGATCTGCGGCCCCGGCGCCACCGCGCGCGCAATCGCCACGCGCTGCTGCTCCCCGCCGGAAAGCTGGGCGGGATAATGGTCGACGCGATGCCCGAGACCCACCGCCGTCAGTTCCGCGCGCGCTCGCGCAAAGGCGTCCTCAAGCCCCGCCAGCTCCAGCGGCACGGCGACATTCTCCACCGCCGTCATCGTCGGCAGCAGGTGGAATGCCTGCAGCACGATGCCGATCTGGCCGCGCCGCGCGCGCGCCAGCCCGTCCTCATCCAGCGTGCTGAAATCCGTGCCCGCCACGCTCACGCTGCCGCCGCTCGCCTGCTCCAGGCCGGAGAGCACCGCCATCAGCGAGGACTTGCCGGATCCCGAGGCGCCGAGGATCGCAATGCTCTCCCCGCGCATTATGTTCAGGTCCACGCCCTTGAGGATATCCACCTTCGCCTCGCCCGTACCGAGCGAGAGGGTGACATTGCGGGCGCGGATCGCGATATGGGAG
This genomic window contains:
- a CDS encoding aminotransferase class V-fold PLP-dependent enzyme — encoded protein: MPALRPDIDPDGLLEYSVVFTDRSLNHMSQAFQGVMRDIHATLCEVYNAERAVVVPGGGTYAMEAVARQFATGEKVMVIRNGFFSYRWTQIFEAGSIPASETVMKARRIGNGGADQPFAPAPADEVVATIRAERPAVVFAPHVETASGMILPDDYIRAVADAVHEVGGLFVLDCIASGCIWVDMVATGVDILISAPQKGWSAPPSAGLVMMNAAALERCRARQSTSFAIDLAKWNSIMEAYLNGGHAYHATMPTDALRTFHKAMMETKQIGFETLRAAQWEQGNAVRAMLAERGVRSVAADGFAAPGVVVVFTKDAAMQTGKPFAALGLQVAGGVPLMVDEGPDYRSFRIGLFGLDKLKDVPASLKRLETAFDQLF
- a CDS encoding ferredoxin--NADP reductase translates to MNDMTHHGFELEPTGALSVESVRWVKHWNDHLFSFAITRPASFRFRSGEFVMLGLPGENGRPLLRAYSIASPAYAEELEFLSIRVEDGPLTSRLCKIQPGDRLYLGRKPTGTLVMDALRPGSRLFLLSTGTGLAPFLSLVRDPDVYEYFGQVMLAHSVRTVADLACRTDLESQLAGDPLVQDQALLQFHYCPTVTREPFRTTGRLDALIDDGTLFRGLSGPARLDPETDRVMMCGSMAMIRDFSARLDALGFEEGSNAKPGDYVIERAFVD
- a CDS encoding ABC transporter ATP-binding protein produces the protein MHAPIDASHIAIRARNVTLSLGTGEAKVDILKGVDLNIMRGESIAILGASGSGKSSLMAVLSGLEQASGGSVSVAGTDFSTLDEDGLARARRGQIGIVLQAFHLLPTMTAVENVAVPLELAGLEDAFARARAELTAVGLGHRVDHYPAQLSGGEQQRVAIARAVAPGPQIIFADEPTGNLDGHTGAAIIDLLFTRQQASGATLIIITHDPDLAQRCNRIVEMRDGLIVEGAPA
- a CDS encoding ABC transporter permease yields the protein MRALGLQASWSIARRDLNAGLRGLRLLFVCLFLGVATLAAIGSLTTSITSEISARGQTILGGDIEARMSQREASESEKQTLRALGTMSETIRLRAMANAMGAGDTDGPAAVLTELKGVDGAYPLYGTLLLRAGSYAPLPADRILIGEALAERLQIKPGNALRYGTATFTIAGIIAEEPDRVGEGFTLGPVAIVSLDGLRRTGLIQPGSLYESKYRVRVAPGTDVEALRKRLEDEQAEAGWSFRDRENAAPGTSRFIERMGQFLSLIGLTALVIAGIGVSNGVSSYLAIKRGGIATFKVLGATSADIERIYLMQIGTVAAIAIACGLIVGALLPPALIAVLGDVLPVQPGFRIHPLPLITSAAYGLLIAYIFTLPPLDRARTLPVAAILRAHVEPRSRLDRRSVAGVVLGVLAVLAIALGTAREPLFSAAVLGATAAVLGLLLLLGWGISAIARRVPRPRRPLWRLAIANLYRPGAQTSALVIALGLALTLFVTLAGVQTSLTAEIDRTVPKKAPNQFVLDIPSDQEARFRQIVAKEAPAAELNVVPALRGRIVAYAGQRVADMEELPEGAWFLRGERGVTYSATLPEGSDLVAGQWWAPDYAGAPLISLDEEAAKTLNLKIGDSMTVSVLGREIEAKIASLRKVNWDSMGFNYVMVFSPSALASAPHSLTATITMDEAQGAGVTRALLAAFPGVSVIAVAEVVEQISGLLEQMSGAIVAAASIAIFAGVAVLIGAIAASRQARSYDSVILKTLGATRWQILGTQAMEYALLAATLALVSLALGMGAAWYVIVQVFEFGWAPDWGVVLATLAGGAIITLGIGLAGSIPLMSLRPSRALREL
- a CDS encoding JAB domain-containing protein → MKHSLSHLTGLFALYGLPRPWAIAKQLSRQFASLAELVHAPPDVLKLRGASEAQIRAIKDFRSLHLSVLASEALKTTQPLDVEKLKRHLAAEIGHCRIEHFHVVYLSQLKHVIESRTHWSGGYDSTPVYVREIVMTAIILGAAHIILAHNHPSGIAEPSKADRIMTDQICKAARPLDIQVADHWVFAGQAVFSFAEHGLL